The Aphis gossypii isolate Hap1 chromosome 3, ASM2018417v2, whole genome shotgun sequence genome includes a region encoding these proteins:
- the LOC114122100 gene encoding uncharacterized protein LOC114122100: MYLLLSFLFSNVLSFPNGNTNSSNHLLIEHSVTQESAENAIQHIVPDLMIGFGCKKCTTREIEYCLSNDVIEDHCCCQRKYHEVFPYIEHTCYVRSRNCEPTVRDCGVFDRLLTCCCHHYLGTKWKIKMSSSINGQSQKNKSLFLFGLTTFLIKYNNYIFNLF; the protein is encoded by the exons ATGTATTTGTTGCTaagttttctattttctaatgTATTAAGCTTTCCTAATGGTAATACAAACTCATCAAATCATTTACTTATTGAACATAGTGTCACTCAAGAGAGTGCTGAAAATGCAATACAACATATTGTGCcagatttaa tGATAGGATTTGGTTGCAAAAAATGTACTACAAGAGAAATCGAATATTGTTTATCCAATGATGTCATTGAAGATCATTGTTGCTGCCAAAGGAAATACCATG aagtaTTTCCTTACATCGAACATACTTGTTATGTAAGATCTAGAAATTGTGAACCAACTGTTCGGGACTGTGGAGTATTTGATCGATTATTGACTTGTTGTTGCCATCATTATCTTGGAACAAAAT ggaaaataaaaatgtcatctTCCATTAATGGTCAAagtcaaaaaaacaaaagcttGTTTCTTTTTGGATTAACAACTTTCCttattaagtacaataattatatttttaatttgttttaa